In Candidatus Stygibacter australis, the sequence AGGAGTTTTATGAAGTAAATGATATTTATAGTCACAGATCGGGTATATCGGAATTTAATTCCTCTGGTCTGGGCTTAGGACTTGCCACAGCTCAGAAAATAGTTGCACTTCATGGAGGTAAGATCTGGGCAGCAGCAAATGATAATGGTAAGGGAACAACCTTTTATATTTCCCTTCCTCTGGCAGATGTAAAAGATGCCAAACTGTAAAAGTATT encodes:
- a CDS encoding ATP-binding protein, giving the protein EFYEVNDIYSHRSGISEFNSSGLGLGLATAQKIVALHGGKIWAAANDNGKGTTFYISLPLADVKDAKL